In Prochlorococcus marinus XMU1404, the following proteins share a genomic window:
- a CDS encoding YbaB/EbfC family nucleoid-associated protein, whose amino-acid sequence MAGFGLPNFGQLTEAFKKAKQIQQDAQKLQDELENMEIEGESDDEMVKVWISGNQVPLKVEVQENILNSNKEKIEQNILQAIQKAHELSTTTMKERMNDLTGGLNLNLPGFDNSDS is encoded by the coding sequence ATGGCGGGTTTTGGACTTCCTAACTTTGGACAACTTACAGAAGCTTTTAAAAAAGCTAAACAAATACAACAAGATGCTCAAAAATTACAAGATGAACTTGAAAATATGGAGATTGAAGGGGAAAGTGATGATGAAATGGTAAAAGTCTGGATAAGTGGGAACCAAGTTCCTTTAAAGGTGGAAGTGCAAGAAAATATTTTAAATTCAAATAAAGAAAAAATTGAGCAAAACATATTACAAGCCATTCAAAAAGCTCATGAATTATCTACTACCACTATGAAAGAAAGAATGAATGATTTAACTGGTGGATTAAATCTTAATCTTCCAGGTTTTGATAATAGTGACTCTTAG
- a CDS encoding sulfurtransferase TusA family protein, translating into MTFLKYLDLKSVPCPLNVVKIKLALEKLSKNEQLIVELDKGEPEEMVLKNLKEMGCFYEQINEYEKFLKIKILNEN; encoded by the coding sequence ATGACTTTTTTAAAGTATTTGGATCTGAAATCTGTTCCATGTCCTTTAAATGTCGTCAAGATTAAATTGGCTTTAGAGAAGTTATCCAAAAATGAACAACTTATTGTTGAATTAGATAAAGGTGAACCAGAAGAAATGGTATTAAAAAATTTAAAAGAGATGGGATGTTTCTATGAACAAATCAATGAATATGAAAAATTCTTAAAAATAAAAATACTGAATGAAAACTAA
- the rsgA gene encoding ribosome small subunit-dependent GTPase A has translation MKTNSKHLGLVTKKFNEFFFVDLKNKENFGNSERFLCKVRKSINFKDQFIYVGDEVEIDNIDLTSKRAVISSLKKRQNLLKRPSVANISNIYITFSVEEPKLNLSQVNRFLISAESMGVEVSLVLTKCDLISDKKQIFLLDKFKKWGYQAIILNLYKSDHFEDLFAQLKKKKCSIFMGPSGVGKTTLLNKIIPGLQNSTAPVSNKIKRGKNTTRNVELFSISNQSYIVDTPGFNMQPLEVDIKMIPNLYSEIYKQVIDEGIRCKFRDCLHLNDEGCNLNKSFERYSFYKEMIESSKSHYYQNLED, from the coding sequence ATGAAAACTAATAGTAAACATTTAGGTTTAGTTACGAAAAAATTTAATGAATTTTTCTTTGTTGACCTAAAAAATAAAGAAAACTTTGGAAATAGCGAAAGATTTTTATGTAAGGTAAGAAAGTCTATAAATTTCAAAGATCAATTTATTTATGTTGGAGATGAAGTAGAAATTGATAATATTGATTTAACAAGCAAACGGGCAGTAATATCAAGTCTAAAAAAAAGACAAAATTTATTAAAAAGACCATCAGTTGCAAATATTTCTAACATTTATATTACTTTTTCAGTTGAAGAGCCAAAGTTAAATTTATCTCAAGTTAATAGGTTTTTGATATCAGCAGAATCTATGGGGGTAGAAGTGTCATTAGTTTTGACAAAGTGTGATTTAATATCAGACAAAAAACAGATTTTTTTACTTGATAAATTCAAGAAATGGGGTTATCAAGCAATTATTTTAAATTTATATAAATCTGATCACTTTGAAGATTTATTTGCTCAGTTAAAGAAAAAAAAGTGTTCGATTTTTATGGGCCCATCAGGTGTTGGTAAAACTACTTTGCTTAACAAGATAATTCCAGGTCTTCAAAATAGTACTGCTCCAGTTTCCAATAAAATTAAGAGAGGGAAAAACACTACTCGAAATGTTGAGTTATTTTCCATATCTAATCAAAGTTATATTGTTGATACACCAGGTTTTAATATGCAACCTCTAGAGGTTGATATTAAGATGATACCAAATCTTTATTCGGAAATATATAAACAAGTAATCGATGAAGGAATTAGGTGTAAATTTCGGGACTGCTTACATTTGAATGATGAGGGCTGTAATTTAAATAAATCTTTTGAAAGATATTCTTTTTATAAAGAAATGATCGAGTCTTCTAAGAGTCACTATTATCAAAACCTGGAAGATTAA